In the Pecten maximus chromosome 5, xPecMax1.1, whole genome shotgun sequence genome, tttaagtttaacacagattgcatacaaaacgtaacagaaccattaccttttattggacatatataaaatactgtttgatcggcctacttactttttattgataaccacgccatttccatgtgtattagcaccggaagttgggctgcgcatgtgcgtataaaatgttactgtaactgagttggcgttttatccgatttaatagacagcactgaccgttacagttgtactctgaacacctcggcagtaattacgctattgtttcagcagtttaaagatttaataggcgccggtgaccgtgtcatttctacacctgtaaaaacatcagccgggtagatctaccggtgtgtcagagattagttccgcttgagcgaacgggtagatgagttgttgactatcgtgtgtactgatatcggcaaccgccttgggaaattacctgatgtaagtaaagcagtactttttatcaccaagacttcttgttataagattcaaccgacaatttcttttatgaatttatgaaacacttataatagcatgtaggttagtagtgccgatatgttcagtattacaaacggaacttagctcttaaaaaaatgtcggcgtttgccaccgatcgacgaaaattatacttcgagttattcgaacatttcaagtaggatttttattgttgggaccaaatttttacttcgtattatccgagtttttcgagttatccgaattcaaattatccgagttttttttactaagataaagagagaattcggccgggaccggcgaggtacttcgagttaagcggggtattcgagttatccgagttcgagttaacgaagttccactgtatatattacgTTTGAGCACTAAGGAAGTATCCCAGCAGCATGTATGGGACCTCGTAGAATTGTTTAAACACTCAATATATTGTGAAAATGAAGCAGTTAAATGcaaattatgtgataaaataaGTGAAGATATTATTCTGCATTTCTAACTAGAATGTCCATGTTTATATTTAAGTCGTGATAAAATGATGGATGGTATTGTTAATGCTATAGAAGTACTATCGTATGTAAAATTTTCGGAATTAAGCAATGAAGATCAATGTAGTTTTTTACTTTGTGATCGctcaaatgtatatttatcagaTATAGAGTGGGAAGCACTGTTATTAAATATTGTAACCGGTCGTTTTGAGCCGGGTCGGTTACTCAAATTGTCTACACCATGACTCCAACGCTTGAGTTCCAATTCATAATTTATTAGTCCATAAAACAccctaaaataacaaataacaacaataagTAAAATAGTTACAATCTCAAAGTGGAATAATCCATCCCACAATAACACGACAGGTGTACGCACCTGACGCAACCGGAAGCATAACGCTTAGAACCTAAGATTCAAGAACACCTACTAACCCAGGCGTAATCATAAACGTTACAACTACTACTGAACTATGCACATTACAGATCTGTCAAAGTAGCAAGTGCGTAACGcttatacaaacaatgacaatttCTCATGTACATGGATATTCTTAAAAATGATGCtaccaacacaatataaatggaGCCATATAAAAAACCTACCTCTTCATTTGACGAAGAGGGCTCGACTCCCGGGGAGACAACCCGTACAATATTACAGCGCATATAAATgctacaataataaaataaacaatatttactaaCATGTACTGGCAGCGTATACTAActacaatgtttaatataaaaggCTAAATGCATAACGCCTATCAGCTAAACCAAAACGTTTATCCACACggaataattaataacaaagtGGCGGGAAATTCAATTTCTGGACAATCTTTACCAATATTaaagtaaattatttcaattaatttataaagGAAATAATTGACATTCAACATATCCAAATAttactacatacaatacaatatacattaaagttagAAATTATGAAGTACTCACAGTGATGTAGATTGGTACAACACGGATGCGCTAAATATATAGACGCAACATATACACGTCCACTCACAACGGTGCCTAGTACGGGAGTGATGCTACCCTAAAAAGCGCGGGTGCGCATTGACCCATGGTCACTCTACTATAAAAATaactctgacctctgacctgttaAACaggtttacatgtatatatataaatagcataCGATACAACTgcgtacacatatacatatgataaatacagAGCCTGTACATGCACAGTAGTACAAAAATGGATAAATCTAAATAATAcccaaatgtcattaaataatgaCACTGTTACAATATGTCTAGATATATCAATGGAATGTTGTACGAGATGGAGACTTTATTGTAATTAgcttaaaatatgaaatattaatataaaagttCTTATCATAAGATGTCCATTATTGTATAAGATAAAagcatatttgttttttttgttttctacaattagtttattgtattgtacaattataatgCAGGAATATATCGTAAGTTATCTatctatttttataaatatatatgaatcgATATGTATATTACCATGTTCAATATTAAGTCAGATCACATTATATGAAATGTAAACTGTTTGACATACATAATCTCTGTTgaagaggaaataaagaatgtctgtctgtctgtctgctaTTTCTCAAAGACCCCTAGAAtctatttcaattaaattctgCAGAAACCTTTCATGACCAAAGATGCATTAAAATTGTGAATAGTATGGTCTCCAGGCCTAAGGGGCCTTATGGATGGGGACAAAAGTGATAAAATTTACTAATATTTCAACAGTTTTTTTCAAACCCAGATAACTTGGAATTGAATATTTGAAAGTGCTTTATcagaattgtgaatttcattatcCCCGAACTTTAGGTTAGATTATCAGATATATcacagtattaacattgactggCAGAACGTCTGATATGTCCACTTGTTCTGTTACAGGACAAAGGTAGCGTCCACTCATGGTGACCATTCAGTACGAGTGACCGAACTCTCCACTGGTAAATGTACCCACATCCTGTCCGGCCACCCTCGGACACCATGGTGCCTTGCCTTCCATCCCTCGTCCAATCAAATCCTTGCCTCTGGCTGTTTGGCAGGAGAGGTCAGAATATGGGATTTACAGGTATGTTATGTCTGTCTTAAAAAATGTGAATCGTCAGAAAATGCAGTTACTGTATAATCCCTTCTTAAAGAAATTGAGGATATATTGTTCAATTGGTATGTTCTTGCAATCGTTCCTTTTTTGTGCATATGTATGCTTACTTTCTGTCATCATTCTAGCAACTTAATAACTGAGTTGTACAAGTTTTGTGATTCTTCTTACTTTGTATCAGGGTGGAGGAAGCGAGGTATGGCGATGTAAGGACAGCCTGGTGATCGCGTCTATGACCTTTCACCCTATCGATCATGTGCTTGTGTTTGCCGTTGGTAACAAGATTTATTTCTGGGACTGGAATCAAGCAGAGCCGTTCGCCTGCTGTCAGACGCTTCACGAGTATGAGAGAATCAGGTCAgttgttataattattatactgtactttcacccataaaaaaaaaagagagaaaaattGCATTTGTCCTCAAACAAGGCCCCTTCCTTGGTGTAAAAGTTCAGTATAAAAGTTTGAGGAGAGCTTATGTGTGAAGTACTAGATTACTAATATTCATCACTGATGATTGTGGGAGAATGaagaaggggcttatttgtggccAGATGCATATTTGTAGATAACTTTGTACATGATGTCTAATGTCTATGCTATAATATGGTCAATTTGATCATAGTCTATTGAAGTGTAGATTGTCACATAGCAGAGGTAAAATTGTGTGTTATGATGGTATAGTAGAGGTTAAGATGGTTATTGGTTTATATGTATCTTTCAGACTGGTGCGGTTTGACTCTGTCGGCCATtacctatacacaggtatagcTAACAACACCATGGTACATCAGGCCAACTCCAGGATCTCCTTCATCAAGTGAGTTGTCTCTAAATCATAAAATAGTAATGCTACCACTTTAGAACACATAGTTACTATTGCATTTtacagacagacattgatacTAATTTGTATGGAAGCTAAGAAATTAACATTTACACATGTTGATGATGTGTATTTCAGCGGTAGGAACAACCCTGTGGCACGACCCCAGAGGACACAGAGACTTCGCAGTGTATACAACAACCTAGTGGAGTGTTTCCAGGCCTATAGGAGGGACCGGGTCATGAACGAGGGCTCAGCAGCTCAGGGATCTTACTCAGGTAACATCATAAACCCCAGGTATCATACAGTTTGTCAGGTAACAACATATTCCTGAGGTATCATACAGTTTGTCAGGTAACATCATAAACCCCAGGTATCATACAGTTTGTCAGGTAACAACATATACCTGAGGTATCATACAATTTGTCAGGTAACATCATATATCACAGGTATCATACAGTTTGTCAGGTAACATCATATACCTGAGGTATCATACAGTTTGTCAGGTAACATCATAAACCCCAGGTATCATACAGTTTGTCAGGTAACATCATAAACCTGAGGTATCATACAGTTTGTCAGGTAACATCATATATCACAGGTATCATACAGTTTGTCAGGTAACATCATATACCTCAGGTATCGTACAGTTTGTCAGGTAACATCATAAACCCTAGGTATCATACAGTTTGTCAGGTAATGTCATTTACCTCAGGTATCATACAGTTTGTCAGGTAACATCATATACCTGAGGTATCATACAGTTTGTCAGGTAACATCATATACCTGAAGTATCATACAGTTTGTCAGGTAACATCATATACCTGAGGTATCGTACAGTTTGTCAGGTAACATCATATACCTCAGGTATCATACAGTTTGTCAGATAACATCATATACCTGAGGTATCATACAGTTTGTCAGGTAACATCATAAACCTGAGGTATCATACAGTTTGTCAGGTAACGTCATATACCTCAGGTATCATACAGTTTGTCAGGTAACATCATAAACCCCAGGTATCATACAGTTTGTCAGGTAACGTCATAAACCTGAGGTATCATACAGTTTGTCCGGTAACATCATATACCTCAGGTATCATACAGTTTGTCAGGTAACATCATATATCACAGGTATCATACAGTTTGTCAGGTAACATCATATATCACAGGTATCATACAGTTTGTCAGGTAACATCATATACCTGAGGTATCATACAGTTTGTCAGGTAACATCAGTTATCACAGGTATCATACAGTTTGTCAGGTAACATCATATACCTGAGGTATCATCCAGTTTGTCAGGTAACATCATAAACCTGAGGTATCATACAGTTTGTCAGGTAACATCATATACCTGAGGTGTCATACAGTTTGTCAGGTAACATCATAAACCTCAGGTATCATACAGTTTGTCAGGTAACATCATATACCTGAGGTATCATACAGTTTGTCAGGTAACATCATATATCACAGGTATCATACAGTTTGTCAGGTAACATCATAAACCTCAGGTATCATACAGTTTGTCAGGTATCATCATATATCACAGGTATCATACAGTTTGTCAGGTAACATCATATATCACAGGTATCATACAGTTTGTCAGGTAACATCATAAACCTGAGGTATCATATCAATTGTAAGACATGTgtaatatcactatatattgttacaaataacttgacatcacaataaccatAAGTAACATGAGTGTCACTGTTACAAAAAACTTAACATATTATGTGGAATTCCCTTCTCTTGCATAGAACATATATTCTCATAAATATGAGTTACCAGTATGTAATAAACTGAGTCTTACACTCATAAGTATGTtatgatacagaattatattaTGTATTGACGTATGTACATAACACTGAAGTTTGTCAGCACTCAGCGGCTTCATTTcctgagggattttgatcaaacttcacacaatggtAAATCAGTATATCTCGGGCAGTTTCATGTTTCAGGGCTTTTTGGGTCAAAGTTAAGATCGCTGTACCTATTTTAGCAGGGGCCGGTAGTGGAAATGTTTATAGCAATACCCATTATGCTTGTTTAACCTATTTTCTTCTATCTTCAGAGTATGCTGATGCACAGGAGAGCAGCGCTTCAAGAGACAGGACAAGGTCACCTATACATGAAGAGGGCCTGAACTATGCCAGACAGTATGCTGCTCATGTTACCGAGTCAACAATGCTGACAACTGGACAAGAACAGGAAGGAAACCCTCCGGCAACACAGTCCAACCCCGACAGCGAGAGTGTTCCCTTTATCAGTGATAATGTTCCTCCATTTATGGCTCCTCGACCATTTGCCTGGAGTCCGCCCCCTAGAGGGGCCTCTCAGGCTGATGAGGTTGGAGACATAATCATCGAGGAAGAAGAGGAGGAGGAAGTGGATAGGGTTTCAAGGCCATCTGATGTAGGTCAACTCAACCTGAATCATAGGTCatctgacctacatcaaaggtCATTTGATTTGAGTCGAAGAGTTTCAGCTCTGGCTCAAAGGGCTGAAGTCATTGGCCGTAGTGCATCTGATCATAGTCGATTGAGATCTAGGCGTGGAGAGGTACGCCCAGTAACTGTACTGGACAGTGGCCATAATGTCCGGTCCACTACGGCCACTACTGTTAACCCTGGGTTGACTGATAGGTGTCGGAACTGTACTGGAAACAATTCTGGGGAGACTTCCAGCTCAAACCTGGTGGCGATGGAGCGCAACAACGAAACTGGTGCAATGAATCTACCCTTAGCAACCAATGGAGGAGCTACTACAAGCATGACTGGTGTTCTATCTACCAGATCAGTAGATAATATGAGAGGACTATCTAGGTCTCATGAACTCCCTACTCTACAGCGGACCCCAGTACTGAGGACAGACTCTCACACTGGTGAGCATGGTCTGGGCCAGCATGCTTCTGACTGTGACAACAGGGACTGTCAAGTGTGTTGTAACTTTAACAGGTCCCAGCTTACATATGGCCGGTGGGAGCCATTCGCAAGTCGAAGGTTCAACCACACCCGGAGTGCATTTTCACAGCCATCTCAAACTTATAGACAGCGTTACAGAAACTTGAACCCGTCCAGGGTACAGGTACATAGCTATGGACCAGCTCGGCATCAGGGCGTCTGTGCCAGCACGTCACAGAACCCTGTAACCACACATGTGGCAAGTTCTCAGACAAGCACAGACACCAGTAGCTCCCCAGTACTAGCTGATGCAGCAGAGGGTCAGCATTCTAGTCACCAGAATAGGCTTAGTTCTCTACTCCACCTGGCTAGCCAAGCACAAGGGATCAGTATTCCACCTAGCCAGTTAAATTCTTTGTTACAAACTGTCAGGAGTATCCCATCGGACCCTAGTACTGGTGATAACAATCACACCATTCAGAATATAGGAGGAAATTCTGATATACAAACACAAGGTGATAATAATTCAGTGGTCAATCCAGACAGTAACCAATCAGTGTATGTGTTACAAACTCAAagtgataataataataaccaATCACAGACTGCGGAACAAACAAATTCCAGTGATAATAACAATGGCCAAGGGTACCAAGCAATACAGGACAATTTTGCAACAATTACAGCCCGTATTGAACGCGAGATGGACGAACTTGATCGTAGAATTACGTCGCTTCGAAACAGTTTTCATGAAAGTATACAACAGCTACAACAGGACCGGGATAGCTACTTGATATCTAGACAATCATTGTCACCTTCCCAGGACTCCCAGCAGACAGCGGCTGAGGAGGTACCAAGTGTCCCACCTGTAACAGAAAGCAGGACAAATGGCCCGTCCCAAACTAACCCAGTTATAACCATCACCCGGTGTCCGGAGAGTACTCGTAGGTCCCCTGTCCCCATCACCCAGTATCAACATTCCTCAAGGTATGTCTGAACAATGTCACAGTGGTACTCCAATGTTTTTTTGTTGCTTAAGTCTTTAATATGATTCAAGACTACAGAATGTACATGGAACCTATTTACActacttgtataacaatagacatttaactttgaaaaatgatgaaaaaccttaaaataaattaatgcTTTACTTTGGCACATTCTCACAAAAGAAttcaataaaatgataatttcagttatttcatattttctaatATCATTTCTCTGGAACAAATAATAATTCAACATAAACTTTTTCACAGGTCCACCAGACATTGGGAGTCATCGTCGTCCAGGTGTTGGAGCCCCTCATCCCTTACTGGAGACGGCCCTCAGAGGGCCTTCCCAGTCTACAGCCACAAACATCCAGGTCCATTCCTTACCCCCCTCTGACTCCGACATGCCCCTGCCAGCACGAGAGTCGTTCCCGTCCACATTTGCACTGCCTCCTAGTACTCACAGTTGGCATTCCCTGCAACGCCATCACCTTCATCCACACTACTCCGTCAGTATCCTTGACGACACCATCAACCGCCCCAATGATGCGCTACAGACAGCCATTAATAGGGCCATTGCGGGTAGGTATTTGGATGCCTTGTTGATCAGTTCTACAAGGTAGTCTGAggtttaaacaaataaaattactTATTCTGTTACTTTTTTAAATGTTCAAGTTCAACTTAGAATATTACTTGTGACGATTTTGTAAAGAGACTTTTTCTGTCAATGATCTTTAGgagaaaaaaaaccttaatGAAGTTAAGAAGGAATGGTATTATGAAGTtaagtattatataaaaaaaaaacagaccagttacattgtatatgttcaAGTTTTCTGgctatgtttgtttttgtatcgCCTGCGGTGACGTTACCAACATTTCACTTACAAGTTTTTTGCTTGGATCCATTGCTCAAACAGTATAATTCCAACTTTAACCAAACTTGGTATAGTTATATCACATAGTGGACATATCAACACACCCTACATTACATAATATCATGCAGATTTTATAATTCATTGGAAATAAGGGATGCTGGGGaataatgttaatttttttctctgtatttctGGGTTAAAAACCTTAGATGAtgagaaattgatataaaaattgtATTGTTTCTCCAGCTGACATAAACTTAGTTAAGAGTCTAACTGGAAtacattctataatgtatcagaTGTATTTTCTTCTCACTGACAGTTATTATTTTGGGAGGAAAAATGCCATATCTAGGTGAATTTTGAGGAgtgattttgcaaaatttgatatttgttttgcaatgcatCAGTATTTACATATGCCTGTAACATATATGTACTTCCATACTATCAATTGAatgctttttaatttttttttttaaatactgaaattttaATTACTACAAAGCAGGACAGGGCAAGTTATGTAATTACGTGTAATTTTGTGTTAGTTACTGTACCCATTAAATCTTGAcaagtatttaatttaaacCTGATGAAATATTAGGTATATAATCAAATGTCCAGGTTCctgatgtattgtattgttgtaggtGCCTTCATGGGTAGAGGTGAGCCAGCCGTGGCCAATAACATCATCAACCACACCCACAGAATACAGGCATGGGACTTCACTAAATGTGACATACCAGACATTTCTGATCGTAAGTGACACTTAAGGACACTTTAGGAAAactaatttatattttgtattggtATGATTTTCTTGTGAGCAGTACAAGAACTTAATATCTTGTGATGGCTTAACAAACCTGTTCAGTCAATGCTGTATCCTAATGTGCTACTGTAGACATACTTTATTTGGCACAACTCAATTTTAGCACCTTGCCGAATTTTTAACAGATTTGTGCATTGGTGAGTTGGCATgtagaaattattttatataggAACAGTAATGATAGTTTAGCAGAATGctttcattttgaaaatcacTAAATTAAGATCATctctaaaatatgtacattttatagtagtttgtcattatttgttCCTGTTAATGCTGTATCCTCACCTTCCTGTTAATACTGTATCCTCACCTTCCTGTTAATGCTGTATCCTCACCTTCCTGTTAATGCTGTATCCTCACCTTCCTGTTAATGCTGTATCCTCGCCTTCCTGTTAATGCTGTATCCTCGCCTTCTATAATGTGTTTATTCCTTCctggtatattatatcaatgtctaatatttcatcatttgatATGATCTACTTTTCCATAATGTTACAAAACTtagatgtatattgtattgtatttacaGCCACCGTGGATGTGATTGTTCCTCACTGTAAGCTCCATAACGATGCTAGCTGTGATATCTCCCAGGATCGTACACTTCTTGGGACCTTCGTACCAAGTCATAGAGGATTCCCAGATGACAATATCCTGGCTATCTTCTCCCTGGTACCAGAGTCACGAGGACAGTGCCTCTTTACAAAAAGCTTTGGGCCTAATGCTATATCTGTGAGCATATCCCCCAGGACAAACTTTGTTATGGTGGGACTAGCTGCCAAAAGGCTGTCATGGGTCTTCACTTCTAATCAGGTATGATGGACATGTGAAACTATTCATTCATGAATTTTAAACCAAAAATGTTCTGAAATGTTTGTGGGAAATGTTTTGGTGACCACTGATTTCAGAGACTCAGAATGAGTTTGGCAAACTAGATAACATTCTGAAACGTACCAGAATGTTTTAAAGTTCAAGATGGATTGTTTTGTACAGTTTGAATGACAGCTTATTAGGGGCTTAACACAAAGTCAATCTCACTTGATTAAAATTGACACTTCACTGTTAGTCATCAGACTACTAGCGATATGACAGATCTTCATTACAATTCAAAGGTAGGATTTCTTGGAATCACCTTTAGTTTAAAATTAACATGATTTGACAGTCAATTTAACTCATATTCCTCGTACACATTTGACTTGActttacctgtaacatgtacctgtatcatCCTTATCGTTTTAcagaaaattgtttattttcattcaatGTTAAGCAGGGATCAAGGTTATAGCAAGCCTCTCTCTTTTGATAATACTTTCTGTGaggttttgttttatacagtTATCTATTTAACCAGATGGTGCTATAGTTTTATACCTAAATTCAATTGTATTTTCAGCTTGTAGCTCAGGTGTACAAGATGGATACTGAGTTGGCAGGAGAAAAATCCACCACGGTAGGTATCCCAATGAAATGCCATATTTCCCAAAAGTCACCAATGCAAGATATTAATTCATACTGTGTCTCTTTTGTTTATAATACATAGTCATAAGAAGCCTAGGTATGATAGTCATAAGAAGCCTAGGTATGATAAAATGATGAcgtattgttaaaaaaaaaattaaaaattttccaAGTTTTGCAATttcaattttatcaaaactaAATTGTTATGATTTCTTTAATTTTTGAACTTGTACCAATTCCACATAATATCTAGTGTCGTTGTATGAAAGGCTTTGCtttataattcaaataatttctgTATTATTACCTTTTATTTAGCATGTATCGGATATAATGCACCCGTGTGATATGGATATT is a window encoding:
- the LOC117328359 gene encoding uncharacterized protein LOC117328359; this encodes MKNFTSFLSQRELGRTTKCWEQTKQAEECLEKHACTPEVNQPCALSGQVRATFLMDFSPDGTKVASTHGDHSVRVTELSTGKCTHILSGHPRTPWCLAFHPSSNQILASGCLAGEVRIWDLQGGGSEVWRCKDSLVIASMTFHPIDHVLVFAVGNKIYFWDWNQAEPFACCQTLHEYERIRLVRFDSVGHYLYTGIANNTMVHQANSRISFINGRNNPVARPQRTQRLRSVYNNLVECFQAYRRDRVMNEGSAAQGSYSEYADAQESSASRDRTRSPIHEEGLNYARQYAAHVTESTMLTTGQEQEGNPPATQSNPDSESVPFISDNVPPFMAPRPFAWSPPPRGASQADEVGDIIIEEEEEEEVDRVSRPSDVGQLNLNHRSSDLHQRSFDLSRRVSALAQRAEVIGRSASDHSRLRSRRGEVRPVTVLDSGHNVRSTTATTVNPGLTDRCRNCTGNNSGETSSSNLVAMERNNETGAMNLPLATNGGATTSMTGVLSTRSVDNMRGLSRSHELPTLQRTPVLRTDSHTGEHGLGQHASDCDNRDCQVCCNFNRSQLTYGRWEPFASRRFNHTRSAFSQPSQTYRQRYRNLNPSRVQVHSYGPARHQGVCASTSQNPVTTHVASSQTSTDTSSSPVLADAAEGQHSSHQNRLSSLLHLASQAQGISIPPSQLNSLLQTVRSIPSDPSTGDNNHTIQNIGGNSDIQTQGDNNSVVNPDSNQSVYVLQTQSDNNNNQSQTAEQTNSSDNNNGQGYQAIQDNFATITARIEREMDELDRRITSLRNSFHESIQQLQQDRDSYLISRQSLSPSQDSQQTAAEEVPSVPPVTESRTNGPSQTNPVITITRCPESTRRSPVPITQYQHSSRMYMEPIYTTCPPDIGSHRRPGVGAPHPLLETALRGPSQSTATNIQVHSLPPSDSDMPLPARESFPSTFALPPSTHSWHSLQRHHLHPHYSVSILDDTINRPNDALQTAINRAIAGAFMGRGEPAVANNIINHTHRIQAWDFTKCDIPDISDPTVDVIVPHCKLHNDASCDISQDRTLLGTFVPSHRGFPDDNILAIFSLVPESRGQCLFTKSFGPNAISVSISPRTNFVMVGLAAKRLSWVFTSNQLVAQVYKMDTELAGEKSTTHVSDIMHPCDMDIRTHVSVNSARWLPGVGDGIIYGTNRGDLHICRPGAKKESEKEKPSDTTTSGTSIRRNLMHMLGLSSTAVPLISIGTQTAERRSAGTQTE